The following are encoded in a window of Microbacterium sp. LWO13-1.2 genomic DNA:
- a CDS encoding ImmA/IrrE family metallo-endopeptidase produces the protein MTARMDVSPQLLAWALDRSGMSEGSSRYERYARWANGEGSPTFRQLEEFAHATHAPLGYLFLPEPPVETVPIPDFRTIRNAGVSEPSADLLDTIYEAQRRQDWFRTYAVEQGFELLPFVGSSDTSDQVESVADEIRRTIDFNMDRRSRFGSWEIALRQLIDSIEQTGVLVMVSGIVGSNTHRVLRPKEFRGFALADPLASLIFVNGADTKSAQMFTLIHELAHIWLGESALSDAQMAESTANDHELWANKVAAEVLVPMSSIRSDFRGETNLPELNRLARLYKVSTLVVLKRIYDMGAIGWDGYRSQYETELARLKEIIDSRRGSGGDYYNTQPLRISQSFARAVIVDAMEGRTLYRDAFGLLGTAKQSTFEGMASKLGVA, from the coding sequence GTGACTGCGCGCATGGATGTAAGTCCACAACTTCTCGCTTGGGCTCTCGACCGCTCAGGGATGAGTGAAGGCAGTTCCCGATACGAGCGATACGCTCGCTGGGCTAACGGTGAAGGATCTCCCACATTCAGACAACTCGAGGAGTTCGCGCACGCGACCCACGCCCCCCTCGGCTATCTGTTCCTCCCGGAGCCGCCGGTTGAAACGGTGCCTATACCCGACTTCCGAACGATACGAAACGCGGGAGTGAGCGAACCGAGCGCAGACCTCCTCGACACGATCTATGAGGCCCAGCGCCGCCAGGACTGGTTCAGAACATACGCCGTGGAGCAAGGCTTCGAGCTACTACCGTTTGTCGGTTCCTCGGACACTTCTGACCAGGTGGAATCGGTCGCCGATGAGATCCGCCGGACGATTGACTTCAACATGGATCGACGTTCCCGATTCGGCTCCTGGGAGATCGCCCTTCGACAGCTGATTGACTCGATCGAGCAAACCGGCGTCCTCGTCATGGTGTCCGGCATCGTTGGAAGCAACACCCACCGCGTGCTCCGGCCGAAGGAGTTCCGCGGATTCGCGCTCGCAGACCCGCTGGCGTCCCTCATCTTCGTCAACGGTGCAGATACCAAGTCGGCGCAGATGTTCACGCTGATTCATGAGCTCGCGCACATTTGGCTTGGCGAGAGCGCCCTTTCTGATGCCCAAATGGCCGAATCAACCGCGAACGATCACGAGCTCTGGGCCAACAAGGTTGCCGCTGAGGTGCTCGTTCCGATGAGTAGCATCCGATCAGACTTCAGAGGGGAAACCAATCTCCCCGAACTGAATCGCCTTGCCCGCCTCTACAAGGTGAGCACACTGGTAGTCCTCAAGCGAATCTATGACATGGGCGCGATCGGTTGGGACGGCTACAGAAGCCAGTACGAGACGGAACTCGCACGGCTGAAGGAGATTATCGACTCACGTCGAGGCAGCGGCGGCGACTACTACAACACACAGCCACTTCGAATCAGTCAGTCCTTTGCGCGCGCCGTCATCGTGGACGCGATGGAGGGACGAACGCTGTACCGAGACGCCTTCGGCTTGCTCGGCACTGCGAAGCAGTCAACCTTCGAGGGCATGGCTAGCAAGCTGGGGGTGGCTTGA
- a CDS encoding helix-turn-helix domain-containing protein, with protein MTTTTNSDSAALSHVFLSPDELAAALPGVTRNTLAMWRYEGKGPRYRKLGRVVVYALDEIEAWIEEGAREGERHEH; from the coding sequence ATGACAACAACGACGAACTCCGACTCTGCCGCGCTGAGCCATGTCTTCCTGAGTCCAGACGAGCTCGCGGCAGCCCTTCCCGGCGTGACGAGGAACACGCTCGCGATGTGGCGCTACGAGGGGAAGGGTCCGCGCTATCGAAAGCTCGGACGCGTCGTCGTGTACGCGCTCGATGAGATCGAAGCCTGGATCGAAGAGGGGGCGCGAGAGGGCGAGCGCCATGAGCATTGA
- a CDS encoding DUF4411 family protein: MYLLDANVFIQSNQAHYGLDFVPAFWDWLDRSFSAGLIQSIQPIGTELAAGSDSLTDWAAARAGLFVPMDAVCGSSLTQLSTWANAGHFTPAAVTQFLGAADYQLVAYAHAHSLKVVTMEKSEPARKNKVKIPDACIAHGVRWATPFDMLRQEQASFILA; the protein is encoded by the coding sequence ATGTACTTGCTCGATGCCAACGTCTTCATTCAGTCGAATCAAGCGCATTACGGACTGGACTTCGTTCCCGCGTTCTGGGACTGGCTGGATCGGTCCTTCAGCGCTGGGTTGATCCAGAGCATCCAACCGATCGGCACGGAACTCGCAGCCGGCAGCGACTCGCTTACAGACTGGGCGGCCGCGCGTGCGGGTCTATTCGTTCCCATGGATGCGGTCTGCGGGTCTAGCCTGACCCAGCTCTCAACGTGGGCCAACGCGGGGCATTTCACCCCCGCTGCCGTCACGCAATTCCTCGGCGCAGCCGACTACCAATTGGTCGCCTACGCGCACGCGCACAGTCTCAAGGTCGTGACGATGGAGAAGTCGGAGCCGGCGCGCAAGAACAAGGTGAAGATCCCTGACGCGTGTATCGCGCACGGCGTTAGATGGGCAACACCGTTCGACATGTTGCGTCAAGAGCAAGCGTCTTTCATCCTCGCCTAG
- a CDS encoding AAA family ATPase: MSIDRAPSSPDTTLHIIAILNQRRGFGKTAFMVQLGAALSRRYRVLVVNVDQRHSTVRGARVPDDPLTAPTVNVDSVGVWR, from the coding sequence ATGAGCATTGACCGGGCCCCCTCGTCTCCCGATACCACCCTGCACATCATCGCGATCCTGAACCAGAGGCGCGGCTTCGGCAAGACCGCATTCATGGTGCAGCTCGGCGCGGCGCTGTCTCGTCGCTACCGCGTCCTCGTGGTCAACGTAGATCAGCGGCATTCAACGGTAAGAGGTGCGCGAGTTCCCGACGATCCACTTACGGCACCGACGGTCAACGTCGATTCGGTAGGGGTGTGGCGATGA
- a CDS encoding zeta toxin family protein, giving the protein MSDWELSDESHQEILRRDILPLYFPRAVSSDDPTLVLLIGQPGAGRSRPTGQLIAEHGADLAALNANDLRAFHPRLLELADARSPEASAVLSRATAEWVRGCVRFARENHRSLLLEGTFQDPSVAMATAARFATKGFGTRVVVVASRRAESLMSVVSQYLREVHAGAPAQYTSLAAHDRGFTGTHSLVAVAEESAPVDRLTVLGRDGQAVFDAQRAGAMDAFAGASAALSIAQSARLGRFGATQWLSELHHVTDFATSRSDLPRGVTQSLVELHAIAIDEVIPELLVPAGGTFATVMEQKVSARLASLRRSLQPEDSMYTSTPIMVPGGPGQTGPSR; this is encoded by the coding sequence GTGAGCGACTGGGAGCTCAGCGACGAGAGCCATCAGGAAATTCTGCGGCGCGACATCCTGCCGCTCTACTTCCCGCGCGCAGTCTCGAGCGATGATCCGACGCTTGTCTTGCTGATCGGTCAGCCCGGAGCCGGTAGGTCTCGGCCAACGGGCCAACTTATCGCAGAACACGGCGCCGACCTCGCCGCACTGAACGCGAACGATCTTCGGGCGTTCCATCCGCGCTTGCTCGAGCTCGCTGATGCTCGCTCCCCTGAAGCATCCGCGGTCCTATCTCGTGCCACCGCTGAATGGGTGCGCGGCTGCGTTCGATTCGCCCGGGAGAACCATCGCTCGCTGCTCCTTGAAGGCACATTCCAAGATCCTTCGGTCGCCATGGCCACCGCGGCACGGTTCGCTACCAAAGGGTTCGGTACGCGCGTCGTCGTTGTCGCCTCGCGACGCGCGGAAAGCTTGATGTCCGTTGTGTCGCAATACTTGCGCGAGGTGCATGCGGGCGCCCCTGCGCAGTACACAAGCCTGGCTGCGCATGATCGCGGGTTCACTGGTACACATTCGCTCGTTGCCGTCGCAGAAGAGTCGGCACCCGTGGATCGACTCACAGTGCTGGGACGCGACGGTCAGGCAGTCTTCGACGCGCAGCGCGCGGGGGCAATGGATGCTTTCGCTGGCGCAAGTGCGGCCCTGTCGATTGCACAATCGGCACGCCTGGGTCGATTCGGCGCGACTCAATGGCTAAGTGAGTTGCACCATGTCACCGACTTCGCGACATCAAGAAGCGACCTGCCGCGCGGTGTGACGCAGTCGCTCGTCGAGCTGCACGCCATTGCGATCGACGAGGTGATCCCGGAACTGCTCGTGCCCGCGGGCGGGACATTTGCAACCGTGATGGAGCAGAAGGTTTCTGCGCGTCTTGCGTCGTTGCGTCGCTCGTTGCAGCCCGAGGACTCTATGTATACATCGACACCGATCATGGTGCCGGGTGGCCCTGGGCAGACCGGACCGTCGCGGTGA
- a CDS encoding glutaredoxin family protein, whose protein sequence is MTTVTVYSTGPACIRCTLTCRRLAAVGIGHTVLDITRDNHAAIREFLTEELGYTEAPVVIVDDEPEHHWSGFRPDLIDALAVHVRRTAVEQVQVSSTSLTRKVSHVRR, encoded by the coding sequence ATGACCACCGTGACCGTCTACTCAACAGGTCCCGCATGCATCCGTTGCACGCTGACTTGCAGACGCTTGGCCGCGGTCGGCATCGGGCACACGGTGCTCGACATCACCCGCGACAACCATGCGGCGATCCGCGAGTTCCTCACCGAAGAACTCGGCTACACCGAAGCGCCCGTCGTGATCGTCGACGACGAACCGGAACACCACTGGTCGGGCTTCCGCCCCGACCTCATCGACGCTCTCGCCGTCCACGTCAGGAGAACTGCGGTTGAACAGGTGCAGGTCTCCTCGACGAGCCTGACGAGGAAGGTAAGCCATGTCCGACGATGA